A portion of the Pseudomonas sp. GR 6-02 genome contains these proteins:
- the mutS gene encoding DNA mismatch repair protein MutS, with amino-acid sequence MNKAVSDLSSHTPMMQQYWRLKNQHPDQLMFYRMGDFYEIFYEDAKKAAKLLDITLTARGQSAGQAIPMCGIPYHAAEGYLAKLVKLGESVVICEQVGDPATSKGPVDRQVVRIITPGTVSDEALLDERRDNLIAAVLGDERLFGLAVLDITSGNFTVLEIKGWENLLAELERVNPVELMIPDDWPKDLPAEKRRGVRRRAPWDFERDSALKSLCQQFSTQDLKGFGCENLTLAIGAAGCLLSYAKETQRTALPHLRSLRHERLDDTVVLDGASRRNLELDTNLAGGRDNTLQSVVDRCQTAMGSRLLTRWLNRPLRDLTVLLARQTSITCLLDRYRFEKLQPQLKEIGDIERILARIGLRNARPRDLARLRDALGALPELQVAMAELEAPHIMQLATTTSTYPELAALLEKAIIDNPPAVIRDGGVLKTGYDSELDELQSLSENAGQFLIDLEAREKARTGLANLKVGYNRIHGYFIELPSKQAESAPADYIRRQTLKGAERFITPELKAFEDKALSAKSRALAREKMLYEALLEDLIAQLPPLQDTAAALAELDVLSNLAERALNLDLNCPRFVSEPCMRISQGRHPVVEQVLTTPFVANDLSLDDSTRMLVITGPNMGGKSTYMRQTALIVLLAHIGSFVPAASCELSLVDRIFTRIGSSDDLAGGRSTFMVEMSETANILHNATERSLVLMDEVGRGTSTFDGLSLAWAAAERLAQLRAYTLFATHYFELTVLPEAQPLVANVHLNATEHNERIVFLHHVLPGPASQSYGLAVAQLAGVPSEVIVRAREHLSRLESTALPHEVPTPAKGKSVAPQQSDMFASLPHPVLDELAKLDLDDLTPRRALEMLYTLKTRI; translated from the coding sequence ATGAATAAAGCCGTCTCCGATCTGTCCTCCCACACGCCAATGATGCAGCAATACTGGCGCCTGAAGAACCAGCACCCCGACCAGCTGATGTTCTATCGCATGGGCGACTTCTACGAGATCTTCTATGAAGACGCGAAGAAGGCCGCCAAGTTGCTGGACATCACCCTGACGGCTCGTGGGCAATCGGCGGGTCAGGCGATTCCGATGTGTGGGATTCCTTACCACGCTGCGGAAGGTTACCTGGCGAAACTGGTGAAGCTTGGCGAATCGGTGGTGATTTGTGAGCAGGTCGGCGACCCGGCCACCAGCAAAGGGCCGGTGGATCGTCAGGTGGTGCGGATCATCACGCCCGGCACGGTCAGCGATGAAGCGCTGCTGGATGAGCGCCGGGACAACCTGATCGCGGCGGTGCTGGGTGACGAGCGTCTGTTCGGCCTGGCTGTGCTCGATATCACCAGCGGCAACTTCACGGTGCTGGAGATCAAAGGCTGGGAAAACCTGCTGGCGGAACTGGAGCGGGTCAACCCGGTGGAGCTGATGATCCCGGATGACTGGCCGAAGGATTTGCCGGCGGAAAAACGCCGTGGGGTTCGTCGCCGTGCGCCGTGGGATTTCGAGCGCGACTCGGCGTTGAAAAGTCTTTGCCAGCAGTTTTCCACTCAAGACCTGAAAGGCTTCGGCTGCGAGAACCTGACCCTGGCCATCGGCGCTGCTGGCTGCCTGCTCAGCTACGCCAAGGAAACCCAGCGCACCGCCCTGCCGCATTTGCGCAGCCTGCGTCATGAGCGTCTGGACGACACCGTGGTGCTGGACGGCGCCAGCCGGCGCAACCTGGAACTGGACACCAACCTGGCTGGCGGTCGTGACAACACGTTGCAATCAGTGGTCGACCGCTGCCAGACCGCCATGGGCAGCCGTTTGCTGACCCGCTGGCTGAACCGTCCGCTGCGGGATTTGACGGTACTACTGGCACGCCAGACGTCGATCACCTGCCTGCTGGACCGTTATCGTTTCGAGAAACTGCAGCCGCAGCTCAAGGAAATCGGTGACATCGAGCGGATTCTGGCGCGGATCGGCCTGCGCAATGCCCGCCCTCGTGACTTGGCGCGTCTGCGCGATGCCCTCGGCGCACTGCCAGAGTTGCAGGTGGCGATGGCCGAGCTTGAAGCTCCGCACATCATGCAATTGGCGACGACCACCAGCACCTATCCGGAACTCGCGGCGCTGCTGGAAAAAGCCATCATCGACAACCCGCCAGCGGTGATCCGTGACGGCGGCGTGTTGAAAACCGGTTACGACAGCGAACTCGACGAGCTGCAATCGCTCAGCGAAAACGCCGGGCAGTTCCTGATCGATCTGGAAGCCCGGGAGAAGGCCCGCACCGGCCTGGCCAACCTGAAAGTGGGTTACAACCGCATTCACGGTTACTTCATTGAGTTGCCGAGCAAGCAGGCCGAATCGGCACCGGCAGACTATATCCGTCGCCAGACCCTCAAGGGTGCCGAGCGCTTCATCACCCCGGAACTGAAAGCGTTCGAAGACAAGGCGCTGTCGGCCAAGAGCCGTGCCCTGGCGCGCGAGAAGATGCTCTACGAAGCACTGCTCGAAGACCTGATCGCTCAATTGCCGCCCTTGCAGGACACCGCTGCCGCACTGGCCGAGCTGGACGTGCTGAGCAACCTCGCCGAGCGTGCACTGAATCTGGACCTGAACTGCCCGCGCTTCGTCAGCGAGCCATGCATGCGCATCAGCCAGGGTCGTCACCCGGTGGTCGAGCAAGTACTCACCACACCGTTCGTGGCCAACGACCTGAGCCTCGATGACAGCACCCGCATGCTGGTGATCACCGGTCCGAACATGGGCGGTAAATCCACCTACATGCGCCAGACCGCGTTGATCGTGCTGCTGGCGCACATCGGTAGCTTCGTGCCGGCGGCCAGTTGCGAATTGTCCCTGGTCGACCGGATCTTCACCCGGATCGGTTCCAGCGACGACCTGGCGGGCGGGCGTTCGACCTTCATGGTCGAAATGAGCGAAACCGCGAACATCCTGCACAACGCCACCGAGCGCAGCCTGGTGCTGATGGACGAAGTCGGTCGCGGCACCAGCACCTTCGACGGCCTGTCCCTGGCGTGGGCCGCGGCCGAGCGTCTGGCACAACTGCGGGCCTATACACTGTTCGCCACGCACTATTTCGAGCTGACGGTGCTGCCGGAAGCCCAGCCGCTAGTAGCCAACGTGCACCTCAATGCCACCGAGCACAACGAACGCATCGTGTTCCTGCACCACGTTCTGCCTGGGCCTGCCAGCCAGAGCTATGGCCTGGCGGTTGCACAGTTGGCCGGGGTGCCGAGCGAAGTGATCGTGCGTGCCCGTGAACACTTGAGCCGGCTGGAATCCACGGCGCTGCCCCATGAAGTGCCGACGCCGGCCAAAGGCAAATCCGTTGCGCCGCAGCAGAGCGACATGTTCGCCAGCCTGCCGCACCCGGTGCTGGATGAACTGGCCAAACTTGATCTGGATGACCTGACACCACGCAGGGCTTTGGAAATGCTCTATACATTAAAGACACGGATCTAA
- the fdxA gene encoding ferredoxin FdxA: MTFVVTDNCIKCKYTDCVEVCPVDCFYEGPNFLVIHPDECIDCALCEPECPAVAIFSEDEVPAGMENFIQLNMELAEVWPNITERKDPLPDSAEWDGKPGKIEHLER, translated from the coding sequence ATGACCTTCGTCGTCACCGACAACTGCATCAAGTGCAAGTACACCGACTGCGTAGAAGTCTGTCCGGTGGACTGCTTTTACGAAGGCCCGAACTTCCTGGTGATTCACCCGGATGAGTGCATCGACTGCGCACTGTGCGAACCAGAATGCCCTGCCGTGGCCATCTTCTCTGAAGATGAAGTTCCCGCCGGTATGGAAAACTTCATTCAGCTGAACATGGAATTGGCCGAGGTATGGCCAAACATCACTGAACGGAAAGACCCATTGCCCGATTCCGCTGAATGGGATGGCAAGCCAGGCAAGATCGAACACCTCGAACGCTGA
- the rpoS gene encoding RNA polymerase sigma factor RpoS yields the protein MALSKEVPEFDIDDEVLLMETGIAMDSMSNDEGDAPPSVRAKSRHSASLKQHKYIDYTRALDATQLYLNEIGFSPLLSPEEEVHFARLSQSGDPAGRKRMIESNLRLVVKIARRYVNRGLSLLDLIEEGNLGLIRAVEKFDPERGFRFSTYATWWIRQTIERAIMNQTRTIRLPIHVVKELNVYLRAARELTQKLDHEPSPEEIANLLEKPVGEVKRMLGLNERVSSVDVSLGPDSDKTLLDTLTDDRPTDPCELLQDDDLSQSIDQWLSELTDKQREVVVRRFGLRGHESSTLEDVGLEIGLTRERVRQIQVEGLKRLREILEKNGLSSESLFQ from the coding sequence ATGGCTCTCAGTAAAGAAGTGCCGGAGTTTGACATCGACGATGAGGTTCTCCTTATGGAGACCGGCATCGCAATGGATTCGATGTCGAATGATGAAGGGGATGCACCACCTTCCGTTCGTGCCAAATCCAGACACTCCGCTTCGTTAAAGCAACACAAGTACATCGACTACACCCGGGCACTCGATGCCACGCAGCTGTACCTCAATGAAATCGGCTTTTCCCCATTGCTCTCCCCGGAAGAAGAAGTTCATTTTGCACGCCTGTCGCAAAGTGGTGATCCGGCCGGACGCAAGCGCATGATTGAAAGCAACCTGCGGCTGGTGGTGAAAATCGCCCGGCGTTACGTCAATCGTGGGCTGTCGCTGCTGGACCTGATCGAAGAGGGTAACCTCGGCCTGATCCGGGCAGTGGAAAAGTTCGATCCAGAACGCGGCTTCCGCTTTTCGACCTACGCCACCTGGTGGATTCGTCAGACCATCGAACGCGCGATCATGAATCAGACCCGGACCATCCGGCTACCTATTCATGTGGTCAAAGAGCTCAACGTGTACTTGCGGGCTGCGCGGGAGCTGACTCAAAAGCTCGACCATGAACCCTCACCCGAAGAAATTGCCAACCTGCTGGAGAAACCGGTAGGCGAGGTCAAGCGCATGCTTGGCCTGAACGAGCGGGTTTCTTCGGTCGACGTCTCGCTGGGTCCGGATTCGGATAAAACCCTGCTGGACACCCTGACCGACGACCGCCCGACCGATCCATGTGAACTGTTGCAGGATGACGACCTGTCGCAGAGCATCGATCAATGGCTTTCGGAGCTGACCGACAAGCAACGCGAGGTGGTCGTACGCCGCTTCGGCTTGCGAGGTCACGAGAGCAGTACGCTTGAAGATGTCGGCCTGGAAATCGGCCTTACCCGGGAGCGGGTCAGGCAAATCCAGGTTGAAGGCCTCAAGCGTCTTCGGGAGATTCTCGAGAAAAACGGCCTGTCGAGTGAGTCGCTGTTCCAATAA
- a CDS encoding peptidoglycan DD-metalloendopeptidase family protein has translation MSLTVVAQRMGITSFQRLVTGLVLSTLLVGCSSTKSSSAGVVDRNNAVAQRPAVTTGQYIVRPKDTLFSIAFRYGWDYKALAARNNIPTPYTIHPGQTIRFDGRNDSTPAAVVSSSSSSPSSSSKTTVIRRQANGTTTSTTVLAPSVASKPAPAPLPPAGPAPTGWGWPSNGILIGKFSSNGSLNKGIDIAGDLGQPVLAASDGTVVYAGSGLRGYGELVIIKHSDTYVSAYGHNRRLLVREGQQVKVGQTIAEMGSTGTDRVKLHFEIRRQGKPVDPLQFLPRR, from the coding sequence GTGAGTCTCACAGTCGTTGCGCAGCGAATGGGTATAACGAGCTTTCAGCGTCTGGTGACTGGTCTTGTCTTGAGTACCTTGCTGGTCGGTTGCTCCAGCACCAAATCGAGTAGCGCGGGAGTTGTCGATCGCAACAACGCGGTCGCCCAGCGTCCGGCCGTAACCACCGGCCAGTACATTGTTCGACCCAAGGACACGTTGTTTTCCATCGCCTTTCGCTACGGCTGGGACTACAAAGCCCTCGCGGCAAGGAACAACATTCCTACGCCTTACACGATCCATCCGGGTCAGACGATTCGCTTCGACGGTCGCAACGATTCAACGCCGGCAGCGGTGGTGAGTTCGTCCAGTTCCTCGCCTTCGTCGTCGAGCAAAACCACGGTAATTCGGCGTCAGGCAAATGGCACAACGACCAGTACAACGGTGCTCGCACCGTCCGTCGCCAGCAAACCGGCACCCGCTCCACTGCCTCCTGCCGGTCCGGCCCCGACGGGCTGGGGGTGGCCTTCTAATGGCATTCTGATTGGAAAATTCTCTTCAAACGGTAGTTTGAATAAAGGAATTGATATCGCCGGAGATTTGGGACAGCCTGTTTTAGCTGCGTCTGATGGGACGGTGGTATACGCCGGGAGTGGCTTAAGGGGCTACGGCGAATTAGTCATCATCAAACACAGCGATACCTACGTCAGTGCCTACGGTCACAACCGCAGGCTGTTGGTTCGGGAGGGGCAGCAGGTCAAAGTCGGACAGACAATTGCCGAAATGGGGTCAACGGGTACAGACCGGGTGAAACTGCATTTTGAGATTCGCCGACAAGGTAAACCTGTAGATCCGCTGCAGTTCCTGCCACGTCGTTGA
- a CDS encoding protein-L-isoaspartate(D-aspartate) O-methyltransferase, whose amino-acid sequence MTSQRTRERLIQRLYEEGVSNAKVLEVIRRTPRHLFVDEALAHRAYEDTALPIGHNQTISQPYMVARMSELLLEAGPLDKVLEIGTGSGYQTAVLSQLVERVFSVERIKVLQDRAKERLVELNLRNVVFRWGDGWEGWPALAPYNGIIVTAVATDVPQALLDQLAPGGRLVIPVGSGEVQQLMLIIREEQGFSRRVLGAVRFVPLLNGPLA is encoded by the coding sequence ATGACCTCCCAGCGGACCCGTGAGCGTCTGATTCAGCGCCTCTATGAAGAAGGGGTGTCCAACGCCAAGGTGCTGGAAGTCATCCGCCGCACACCGCGTCACCTGTTCGTCGATGAGGCGCTGGCCCACCGCGCTTATGAAGATACGGCGCTACCGATTGGCCATAACCAGACCATCTCCCAGCCTTATATGGTGGCGCGCATGAGCGAGCTGCTGCTGGAAGCCGGCCCGTTGGACAAGGTGCTGGAAATCGGTACTGGTTCGGGTTACCAGACAGCGGTGCTGTCGCAACTGGTCGAGCGGGTTTTTTCCGTCGAGCGCATCAAGGTTCTGCAAGATCGAGCCAAGGAGCGCCTGGTGGAGCTGAACCTGCGCAATGTGGTATTTCGCTGGGGCGATGGCTGGGAAGGCTGGCCGGCGCTGGCGCCTTACAACGGCATCATTGTGACCGCCGTGGCCACCGACGTGCCTCAGGCGCTGCTCGATCAATTGGCACCGGGCGGGCGATTGGTGATTCCGGTCGGCTCTGGTGAAGTTCAACAATTGATGCTGATCATCCGTGAAGAACAAGGCTTTTCCAGGCGTGTTCTGGGGGCAGTGCGCTTTGTGCCACTACTCAACGGGCCGCTGGCCTGA
- the surE gene encoding 5'/3'-nucleotidase SurE, which produces MRILISNDDGVTAPGLAALYAALADYTECVVIAPDQDKSGASSSLTLDRPLHPHTLANGFISLNGTPTDCVHLGLNGLLEFEPDMVVSGINLGANLGDDVLYSGTVAAALEGRFLERPSFAFSFVSRQVENLPTAAYFARKLVEAHADLDLPPRTVLNVNIPNLPLEHIRGIQLTRLGHRARAAAPIKVVDPRGKSGYWIAAAGDAEDGGPGTDFHAVMQGYVSITPLQLDRTFNDAFRSLDGWLEGLR; this is translated from the coding sequence ATGCGTATTCTGATTTCTAACGACGATGGGGTAACCGCACCCGGTCTCGCCGCGCTTTATGCTGCGCTGGCGGATTACACCGAATGCGTGGTTATCGCCCCGGACCAGGACAAAAGCGGCGCCAGCAGCTCGCTGACGCTCGACCGTCCGTTGCACCCGCATACCTTGGCCAATGGCTTTATCAGCCTCAACGGAACGCCTACCGATTGCGTGCACCTGGGCCTTAACGGCTTGCTGGAGTTTGAACCGGACATGGTGGTTTCCGGTATTAACCTGGGTGCGAACCTGGGGGACGACGTGCTGTATTCCGGTACTGTGGCGGCGGCCCTTGAGGGACGTTTCCTGGAGCGTCCTTCGTTTGCCTTTTCGTTTGTCTCACGGCAAGTGGAGAACCTTCCCACGGCGGCCTATTTTGCGCGCAAACTGGTAGAGGCCCACGCGGACCTCGATCTGCCACCGCGCACGGTACTGAACGTGAACATTCCCAACTTGCCGCTGGAGCATATCCGCGGTATCCAGCTGACCCGCCTGGGCCATCGCGCCCGCGCCGCTGCGCCGATAAAAGTGGTCGATCCGCGTGGTAAATCCGGTTACTGGATCGCTGCGGCGGGTGACGCCGAAGATGGCGGCCCGGGCACTGATTTCCATGCGGTGATGCAAGGCTATGTTTCAATCACGCCACTGCAACTGGATCGCACCTTTAATGATGCCTTCAGAAGTCTCGATGGCTGGCTGGAGGGGCTGCGCTAA
- the truD gene encoding tRNA pseudouridine(13) synthase TruD — MNEAQLLGPRAYGDALGSAVLKATAEDFQVDEVLDIPLSGDGEHLWIWVEKRGLNTEEAARRIAKAAGVPLRTVSYAGLKDRQALTRQWFSVQLPGKADPDLSAAENDTLKILKTGRHRRKLQRGAHSANGFTLRLTQFAGDKAAIEERLQLIARQGIPNYFGAQRFGHDGGNVVDARAWAARKALPEQRNVRSRLLSTARSFLFNQVLAARVADGTWQRAQVGDLLAFTDSRSFFPAGEAECSDPRLAILDLHPTGPQWGEGDSPASGAVHELEQAIAAREADLRDWLINAGMSHERRILRLPIGGLTWHYPEPDILQLEFVLPAGCFATVLVRELVDLVPVGQTDSPCVF, encoded by the coding sequence ATGAACGAGGCGCAATTGCTCGGCCCACGGGCCTACGGTGACGCTCTCGGCAGCGCGGTGCTGAAAGCCACGGCGGAAGATTTCCAGGTTGATGAAGTCCTCGATATTCCCCTGAGCGGCGACGGCGAACACCTATGGATCTGGGTGGAAAAGCGCGGTCTGAATACCGAAGAAGCGGCACGGCGGATTGCCAAGGCTGCGGGCGTGCCATTGCGTACCGTCAGCTACGCGGGCCTCAAGGACCGTCAGGCGTTGACTCGCCAGTGGTTCAGCGTGCAACTGCCCGGCAAGGCTGATCCAGATCTGTCGGCAGCGGAAAACGACACGCTGAAAATTCTCAAGACCGGTCGGCACAGACGCAAGCTGCAACGCGGTGCCCATTCGGCCAACGGTTTCACGTTGCGCCTGACTCAATTCGCTGGCGACAAGGCCGCGATCGAAGAGCGTCTGCAACTGATCGCCAGGCAAGGTATTCCCAATTATTTCGGCGCCCAGCGTTTCGGGCATGACGGCGGCAACGTCGTCGACGCCCGTGCCTGGGCTGCGCGCAAGGCCCTGCCGGAACAACGCAATGTGCGTTCGCGCCTGCTCTCCACTGCGCGTAGCTTTCTGTTTAATCAGGTGCTGGCGGCACGCGTCGCCGATGGTACTTGGCAGCGTGCTCAGGTCGGCGATCTGCTGGCGTTCACTGACAGCCGCAGTTTCTTCCCGGCAGGTGAAGCCGAGTGCAGTGACCCGCGTCTGGCGATTCTCGACTTGCACCCGACCGGCCCGCAGTGGGGCGAAGGTGACTCGCCGGCGTCGGGGGCTGTCCATGAACTGGAGCAGGCAATCGCCGCGCGCGAAGCGGATCTGCGCGATTGGTTGATTAACGCCGGTATGAGCCACGAACGTCGCATCCTGCGGCTGCCCATTGGCGGGTTGACGTGGCATTATCCCGAGCCTGACATTCTGCAACTGGAATTCGTCCTCCCGGCCGGATGCTTCGCCACCGTATTGGTGCGTGAACTCGTCGATCTGGTGCCGGTGGGGCAGACGGACAGCCCATGCGTATTCTGA
- the ispF gene encoding 2-C-methyl-D-erythritol 2,4-cyclodiphosphate synthase — translation MRIGHGYDVHRFGEGDFITLGGVRIAHSFGLLAHSDGDVLLHALSDALLGAAALGDIGKHFPDTDPQFKGADSRALLRHVVALIHAKGWKVGNVDNTIVAQAPKMAPHIESMRALIAADLQVELDQVNVKATTTEKLGFVGREEGIAVHSVALLLRA, via the coding sequence ATGCGTATTGGCCACGGCTATGATGTGCACCGTTTCGGTGAAGGCGATTTCATCACGCTGGGCGGTGTGCGGATTGCACACAGCTTCGGGCTGCTTGCCCATTCCGACGGTGATGTCCTGCTGCACGCCTTGAGCGATGCGTTGCTCGGCGCTGCCGCGCTGGGTGATATCGGCAAGCATTTTCCGGACACCGATCCGCAATTCAAGGGCGCCGACAGCCGCGCGCTGTTGCGTCATGTCGTCGCACTGATCCACGCCAAGGGCTGGAAAGTCGGCAACGTCGATAACACCATCGTCGCCCAGGCCCCGAAAATGGCCCCGCATATCGAATCGATGCGCGCGCTGATTGCCGCGGATCTTCAAGTTGAGTTGGATCAAGTGAACGTGAAAGCTACCACCACCGAAAAGCTTGGCTTTGTCGGTCGCGAAGAAGGTATTGCCGTGCACTCCGTTGCCTTGTTGCTGCGCGCATGA
- the fghA gene encoding S-formylglutathione hydrolase → MSLENISCQKSFGGWHKRYRHRSDVLGCDMVFAVYLPPQAEQGGKLPVLYWLSGLTCTDENFMQKAGAMRMAAELGLIIVAPDTSPRGPEVPGDPDGAWDFGLGAGFYLNATQEPWSRHYRMHDYVVQELPALVEAHFPASEKRGISGHSMGGHGALVCALRNPGRYQSVSAFSPINNPIDCPWGQKAFSRYLGEDRSKWREWDACALIAEADEKLPLLVDQGDRDDFLATQLKPEALQQAAKLAGHPLTLRLQPGYDHSYFFIASFIDDHLQHHARALSA, encoded by the coding sequence ATGAGCCTGGAAAATATCTCCTGCCAGAAAAGCTTCGGCGGCTGGCACAAGCGTTACCGGCACCGCTCCGATGTGCTCGGTTGCGACATGGTGTTTGCCGTGTACCTGCCGCCGCAAGCGGAGCAGGGCGGTAAACTGCCAGTGTTGTACTGGTTGTCAGGCCTGACCTGTACCGACGAGAACTTCATGCAGAAGGCCGGTGCCATGCGCATGGCTGCCGAGCTGGGGCTGATTATCGTCGCACCGGACACCAGCCCACGCGGTCCCGAAGTGCCGGGCGATCCGGATGGTGCCTGGGACTTCGGTCTCGGTGCCGGTTTTTATCTGAATGCCACGCAGGAACCGTGGTCGCGGCACTATCGGATGCATGACTATGTCGTGCAGGAATTGCCGGCATTGGTTGAGGCGCATTTCCCGGCATCGGAAAAGCGTGGCATCAGCGGCCACTCCATGGGTGGTCACGGTGCGCTGGTCTGCGCCTTGCGCAATCCGGGGCGTTACCAGTCGGTGTCGGCGTTCTCGCCGATCAACAATCCGATCGATTGCCCATGGGGGCAGAAAGCCTTTTCCCGCTACTTGGGTGAAGACCGGTCGAAATGGCGCGAGTGGGATGCCTGTGCATTGATCGCCGAAGCCGACGAGAAACTGCCGCTGCTGGTGGATCAGGGTGATCGCGACGATTTTCTCGCCACCCAGCTCAAGCCAGAAGCCCTGCAACAGGCGGCGAAACTTGCCGGTCATCCGCTGACGTTGCGTTTGCAACCCGGCTACGACCACAGTTATTTCTTCATCGCCAGTTTCATCGACGATCACTTGCAGCATCACGCGCGCGCTCTAAGCGCCTAA
- a CDS encoding S-(hydroxymethyl)glutathione dehydrogenase/class III alcohol dehydrogenase encodes MIKSRAAVAFEAKKPLEIVEVDVAMPKAGEVLLRVVASGVCHTDAYTLSGADPEGIFPSILGHEGGAVVEAIGEGVTSVAVGDHVIPLYTPECGKCKFCLSGKTNLCQAIRATQGKGLMPDGTSRFSYKGETIFHYMGTSTFSEYTVLPEISVAKIPKEAPLEKVCLLGCGVTTGIGAVINTAKVKPGDTVAIFGLGGIGLSAVIGAVKAKAGRIIAIDINPAKFEIARQLGATDCVNPKDFDRPIQEVIVDMTDGGVDFSFECIGNVQLMRAALECCHKGWGESVIIGVAGAGQEISTRPFQLVTGRVWRGSAFGGVRGRTELPSYVEMAQTGEIPLDTFITHTMGLEDINKAFDLMHEGKSIRSVIHF; translated from the coding sequence ATGATCAAGTCGCGCGCCGCCGTTGCCTTCGAGGCCAAGAAGCCCCTCGAGATCGTTGAAGTCGATGTCGCCATGCCCAAGGCGGGCGAAGTCCTGCTGCGCGTCGTCGCTTCCGGTGTCTGCCATACCGATGCCTACACCCTCTCGGGCGCGGACCCGGAAGGTATCTTCCCGTCGATCCTGGGCCACGAAGGTGGCGCGGTGGTCGAAGCGATCGGCGAGGGCGTGACCTCGGTTGCCGTGGGCGATCATGTGATCCCGCTGTACACCCCGGAATGTGGCAAGTGCAAATTCTGTCTGTCGGGCAAAACCAACCTCTGCCAGGCGATTCGTGCAACCCAGGGTAAAGGCCTGATGCCGGACGGCACTTCGCGCTTCTCCTACAAGGGCGAAACGATTTTCCACTACATGGGCACCTCGACGTTTTCCGAGTACACCGTGCTGCCGGAAATCTCTGTCGCCAAAATTCCTAAAGAAGCACCGCTGGAAAAAGTCTGCCTGCTGGGCTGTGGCGTCACCACCGGCATCGGTGCGGTGATCAACACTGCCAAGGTCAAACCGGGTGACACCGTTGCCATCTTCGGCCTGGGTGGCATCGGACTGTCTGCCGTGATCGGCGCGGTCAAAGCCAAGGCTGGCCGGATCATCGCCATTGACATCAACCCGGCCAAGTTCGAAATCGCCAGGCAATTGGGCGCCACGGACTGCGTGAATCCGAAAGACTTCGATCGTCCGATTCAGGAAGTGATCGTCGACATGACCGATGGCGGCGTCGACTTCTCGTTCGAATGCATTGGCAACGTGCAGTTGATGCGTGCCGCACTTGAGTGCTGCCACAAAGGTTGGGGCGAGTCGGTCATCATCGGTGTGGCCGGCGCAGGCCAGGAAATCTCCACCCGTCCATTCCAGTTGGTCACCGGTCGCGTCTGGCGCGGTTCGGCGTTCGGTGGCGTGCGTGGCCGTACCGAGTTGCCAAGCTATGTCGAAATGGCCCAGACCGGCGAGATCCCGCTGGATACCTTCATCACCCACACTATGGGCCTGGAAGATATCAACAAGGCGTTTGACTTGATGCATGAAGGCAAAAGCATTCGTAGCGTCATTCATTTCTGA